The following proteins come from a genomic window of Corallococcus sp. NCRR:
- a CDS encoding MarR family winged helix-turn-helix transcriptional regulator yields the protein MKLVPRYERLKQLAQRFPALDPSAIETCLTMLRLSNELTEAYEAHFARHGVSHGRFVVLVQLFAAEDAGETLRPADLAELASCSRATITGLLDTLEKDGFISRVDHPEDRRMYSVHLTSKGREFILGMMPDHYRRIAALMAPLSLDERDTLRALLAKVSSGIPALRDP from the coding sequence ATGAAGCTCGTGCCCCGGTACGAGCGGCTGAAGCAGCTGGCCCAGCGCTTCCCCGCCTTGGACCCCAGCGCCATCGAGACGTGTCTGACGATGCTGCGTCTGTCCAATGAGCTGACCGAGGCCTACGAAGCGCACTTCGCGCGGCATGGCGTGTCCCACGGGCGCTTCGTCGTGCTGGTGCAGCTGTTCGCGGCGGAGGACGCGGGGGAGACGCTGCGTCCCGCGGACCTCGCGGAGCTGGCGAGCTGCAGCCGCGCGACCATCACCGGCCTGCTGGACACGCTGGAGAAGGACGGCTTCATCTCCCGCGTGGATCACCCCGAGGACCGGCGCATGTACTCCGTGCACCTCACCTCGAAGGGCCGCGAGTTCATCCTGGGCATGATGCCCGACCACTACCGCCGCATCGCCGCGCTCATGGCTCCCTTGAGCCTGGATGAGCGGGACACCCTCCGCGCCCTGCTCGCCAAGGTGTCCTCCGGCATCCCCGCCCTGCGGGACCCCTGA
- a CDS encoding HlyD family secretion protein, whose protein sequence is MTTRTAPSLEAAPATEAPAVAKPAKRSRAKQVLPILVGVAVLGGGARFLLTHGHESTDDAQVEGRIANVSPRVAGQVARVLVQDNQTVKAGDVVVELDHADLDARLEVARADVMSAEAQLSNAQAQLTLTEANAGANLRQARAGVTQASSGISSSKAALDQARADVTASEARFKLAETDLGRIKQLREQGAVAQADLDARQASYDQAKAALDQSRARLTSTEAGIQSSSGGLEAAQGKLSAAETAPVQVQAAQAALKLAEARLKQTRAALTLSELAVSYAQVRAPVDGVVSRRTVEVGQMVGPERPLMAIVPQNDIWVVANFKEDQVGEMRPGQPVDVEVDAFGSHSFKGHVDSLAGASGARFALLPPDNASGNFVKVVQRIPVLIRFDGDRKDLPIKPGMSVYVTVDTRAKPEPQQSAAADTRKAE, encoded by the coding sequence ATGACGACCCGTACCGCTCCTTCCCTGGAAGCCGCTCCCGCCACCGAAGCCCCCGCCGTCGCGAAGCCCGCGAAGCGCTCGCGCGCCAAGCAGGTGCTGCCCATCCTCGTGGGCGTGGCGGTGCTGGGCGGTGGCGCGCGCTTCCTCCTTACCCACGGCCACGAGTCCACCGACGACGCCCAGGTGGAGGGCCGCATCGCCAACGTGTCGCCGCGCGTGGCCGGGCAGGTGGCCCGCGTGCTGGTGCAGGACAACCAGACGGTGAAGGCCGGTGACGTGGTGGTGGAGCTGGACCACGCGGACCTGGACGCGCGCCTGGAGGTCGCTCGCGCGGACGTGATGAGCGCGGAGGCCCAGCTGTCCAACGCCCAGGCCCAGCTCACCCTCACGGAGGCCAACGCGGGCGCCAACCTGCGCCAGGCCCGCGCCGGCGTCACCCAGGCCTCCAGCGGCATCAGCTCCTCCAAGGCCGCGTTGGATCAGGCCCGCGCGGACGTGACCGCGTCCGAGGCCCGCTTCAAGCTGGCGGAGACGGACCTGGGCCGCATCAAGCAGCTGCGCGAGCAGGGCGCGGTGGCCCAGGCGGACCTGGACGCCCGTCAGGCTTCGTATGATCAGGCCAAGGCCGCCCTGGACCAGTCCCGCGCGCGGCTGACCTCCACCGAGGCCGGCATCCAGAGCTCCTCCGGTGGCCTGGAGGCCGCGCAGGGCAAGCTGTCCGCCGCGGAGACGGCGCCCGTGCAGGTGCAGGCCGCGCAGGCCGCGCTGAAGCTCGCGGAGGCGCGCCTCAAGCAGACCCGCGCCGCGCTGACGCTCTCGGAGCTGGCCGTGTCCTACGCGCAGGTGCGCGCCCCGGTGGACGGCGTGGTCAGCCGCCGCACCGTGGAGGTGGGGCAGATGGTGGGCCCGGAGCGCCCGCTGATGGCCATCGTCCCGCAGAACGACATCTGGGTCGTGGCCAACTTCAAGGAGGACCAGGTCGGTGAGATGCGCCCGGGCCAGCCGGTGGACGTGGAGGTGGACGCCTTCGGCAGCCACTCGTTCAAGGGCCACGTGGACAGCCTCGCGGGCGCCAGCGGCGCGCGCTTCGCCCTGCTGCCGCCGGACAACGCGTCCGGCAACTTCGTGAAGGTCGTGCAGCGCATCCCCGTGCTCATCCGCTTCGACGGCGACCGCAAGGACCTGCCCATCAAGCCGGGCATGAGCGTCTACGTCACCGTGGACACCCGCGCGAAGCCGGAGCCCCAGCAGTCGGCGGCGGCGGATACGCGGAAGGCGGAGTAA
- a CDS encoding glycerophosphodiester phosphodiesterase family protein, with protein sequence MRTALFIHSILAMLLCACAGLTPGPPAGDPTLRLMDTLRAHARTHAPVCSPAVALLQPGGGIDLERLRAAGHPVIVWTVNDVPTMQALLRRGVDGIISDRPDLLMQAVRDFDANGDGTPGDLLDADGLIDPKRFDAQGHRGARNLRPENTLPAFEAALDHRMTTLELDTVLTADGVPVLSHDPDLSPTKCRHTDGSPLRAPVPIAALTVEELQATFVCDQLLQDRPDQTNDRARSPEAVAFAARAGLPDPYTVPTLRQVFAFAADQADATHEARDPLRARNARRVRFNVELKRASAKTDVAPTHGDAVARVIQEAGLARRVDVQSFDLRAVRSMQDRHPELRAVLLLERAAE encoded by the coding sequence ATGCGCACGGCATTGTTCATCCACTCCATCCTCGCGATGCTCCTGTGCGCGTGCGCCGGTCTTACTCCAGGCCCGCCCGCGGGCGACCCCACGCTGCGCCTGATGGACACCTTGCGTGCGCACGCACGGACGCACGCTCCCGTGTGCTCTCCCGCCGTGGCGCTGCTCCAGCCCGGAGGCGGCATCGACCTGGAGCGCCTCCGCGCCGCGGGTCACCCGGTCATCGTCTGGACCGTGAACGACGTGCCCACGATGCAGGCCCTGCTCCGGCGCGGCGTGGACGGCATCATCAGCGACCGGCCGGACCTCCTGATGCAGGCGGTGCGCGACTTCGACGCCAACGGTGACGGCACGCCTGGAGACCTGCTGGACGCGGACGGCCTCATCGACCCGAAGCGCTTCGATGCGCAGGGCCACCGGGGCGCGCGGAACCTGCGGCCGGAGAACACGCTGCCCGCCTTCGAGGCCGCGCTCGACCACCGGATGACCACGCTGGAACTGGACACCGTCCTCACCGCCGACGGCGTCCCCGTGCTCTCCCACGACCCGGACCTGTCCCCCACGAAGTGCCGCCACACGGATGGAAGCCCGCTGCGCGCTCCCGTCCCCATCGCGGCCCTCACCGTCGAAGAGCTCCAGGCCACCTTCGTCTGCGACCAGCTCCTCCAGGACCGCCCGGACCAGACGAACGACCGGGCCCGCTCCCCGGAGGCCGTCGCGTTCGCCGCGCGCGCCGGGCTCCCGGACCCGTACACCGTCCCCACCCTGCGCCAGGTGTTCGCCTTCGCGGCGGACCAGGCGGACGCCACCCATGAAGCCCGCGACCCGCTCCGCGCTCGGAACGCCCGCCGCGTCCGCTTCAATGTGGAACTCAAACGGGCCTCCGCGAAGACAGACGTCGCGCCAACCCATGGCGACGCGGTGGCCCGGGTCATCCAAGAAGCAGGGCTCGCACGGAGGGTGGACGTGCAGTCCTTCGACCTGCGCGCCGTGCGCTCCATGCAGGACCGCCACCCGGAGCTGCGCGCCGTGCTCCTCCTGGAGAGGGCGGCCGAGTAG
- a CDS encoding DHA2 family efflux MFS transporter permease subunit → MDARRDVIQGSKAGITIAAMAAALMSVLDISIVNVALSDIRASFGTPLDQIAWVSTGYMMANVVVIPMTGWLQRRFGYRRYFTFSILLFTVASVLCGLSWNLPSLVAFRILQGMGGGAIIPTSQAILFARYPREEHGMAGALFGLGAVTGPLLGPTVGGLLIEAASWHWIFLINVPVGLFAAYMAWRSIEQPHFEPSTEKVDRNGIALLAVGMACLQYVLEEGHREDWFDSRLITLLAVIAGIALITFVVHELETPSPVVDLRVFANRSYSAATGVNFLVGTALFSGSFLFSLFCGSVMRYEALDIGLIFLKGSAIQVLLMPLIGKFGGKVDGRFLIGFGVLGVSLSLWTNGHLTTRVDEMTLITPVFIRACSLGFIFVPLSVMALSNLRPEQRGNAAGLFNLTRELGGSIGTAWMSSALSRSTQANFTAITSHVDVYGQVAQEQVASMTGAMASRGVLNPTGAAYGLLSQRISAQALVRAFNANFLILAALFVCALILVAMLQKADPNVKVEGAH, encoded by the coding sequence GTGGACGCGCGTCGAGACGTCATCCAAGGTTCCAAGGCGGGCATCACCATCGCGGCCATGGCCGCGGCGCTGATGTCCGTGCTGGACATCTCCATCGTCAACGTGGCCCTGAGCGACATCCGCGCGAGCTTCGGCACGCCGTTGGATCAGATCGCCTGGGTGTCGACCGGCTACATGATGGCCAACGTGGTGGTCATCCCGATGACGGGCTGGCTCCAGCGCCGCTTCGGCTACCGGAGATACTTCACCTTCTCCATCCTCCTCTTCACGGTGGCCAGCGTGCTGTGCGGCCTGTCGTGGAACCTGCCCTCGCTGGTGGCCTTCCGCATCCTCCAGGGCATGGGCGGCGGCGCCATCATCCCCACGTCCCAGGCCATCCTCTTCGCCCGCTACCCGCGCGAGGAGCACGGCATGGCGGGCGCGCTCTTCGGCCTGGGCGCCGTGACGGGCCCGCTGCTGGGGCCCACCGTGGGCGGGCTCCTCATCGAAGCGGCGAGCTGGCACTGGATCTTCCTCATCAACGTGCCGGTGGGCCTCTTCGCCGCGTACATGGCGTGGCGCTCCATCGAGCAGCCCCACTTCGAGCCGTCCACGGAGAAGGTGGACCGCAACGGCATCGCGCTGCTCGCCGTGGGCATGGCGTGCCTCCAGTACGTGCTGGAGGAGGGGCACCGCGAGGACTGGTTCGACAGCCGGCTCATCACCCTGCTGGCGGTCATCGCGGGCATCGCGCTCATCACCTTCGTCGTCCACGAGCTGGAGACCCCCAGCCCCGTGGTGGACCTGCGCGTGTTCGCCAACCGCTCCTACTCCGCGGCCACGGGGGTGAACTTCCTGGTGGGCACGGCGCTGTTCTCCGGCTCGTTCCTCTTCAGCCTCTTCTGCGGCTCGGTGATGCGCTACGAGGCGCTGGACATCGGGCTCATCTTCCTCAAGGGCAGCGCCATCCAGGTGCTGCTGATGCCGCTCATCGGCAAGTTCGGCGGCAAGGTGGACGGCCGGTTCCTCATCGGCTTCGGCGTGCTGGGCGTGAGCCTGTCCTTGTGGACCAACGGCCACCTGACCACGCGCGTGGATGAAATGACCCTCATCACGCCGGTGTTCATCCGCGCCTGCTCGCTGGGCTTCATCTTCGTGCCGCTGTCGGTGATGGCGCTCAGCAACCTGCGCCCGGAGCAGCGAGGCAACGCGGCGGGCCTCTTCAACCTCACCCGCGAATTGGGCGGCTCCATTGGCACCGCGTGGATGAGCAGCGCGCTCAGCCGCTCCACCCAGGCCAACTTCACCGCCATCACCTCGCACGTGGACGTCTACGGGCAGGTGGCCCAGGAGCAGGTCGCCTCCATGACGGGCGCCATGGCCTCCCGGGGCGTGCTCAACCCCACGGGCGCGGCCTACGGCCTCTTGAGTCAGCGCATCAGCGCGCAGGCGCTGGTGCGGGCCTTCAACGCCAACTTCCTCATCCTCGCCGCGCTGTTCGTCTGCGCCCTCATCCTGGTGGCCATGCTCCAGAAGGCGGACCCCAACGTGAAGGTGGAAGGCGCGCACTAG